One stretch of Sinorhizobium fredii DNA includes these proteins:
- a CDS encoding amidase encodes MSFHADATDLSEQISCRQITCEEVMRAYLDQIARLNPAVNAIVSLQPEDELLAQARNADIELSRGDRRGWMHGFPIAIKDLSATAGIRTTYGSPLQATNLPAEDSLMVKRIREAGAIIIGKTNTPEFGLGSHTYNPIFGVTRNAYDSNLSAGGSSGGAAVALALDMVPIADGSDMMGSLRNPAGWNNVFGFRPSFGRVPSAPSPDVFLHQLSTNGPMAKTARDLARFLDVIAGYAPEAPLSLATEPTSFAEGLDRDVKDLRIGWIGSWGGYYPTEHGVLELTRAGLGALADQGATVEDLTPEFEANRLWDAWLVLRQWAVSQRLQPLLVSDGSIELLKPEARWELEQGLRLTAGDVHWASVTRSDWVRYLQKLFSQFDVLALPTAQIFAFPAELTWPSSINDRPMDTYHRWMEIVVPGSLSGHPVAAVPAGFDGSGRAMGIQLLGRARADRELLQIVSCFERNAPWVRQAPALLAHASL; translated from the coding sequence ATGTCGTTCCACGCAGATGCGACAGATCTTTCGGAGCAGATCTCGTGCAGGCAGATCACATGCGAAGAGGTCATGCGAGCCTATCTCGATCAAATCGCGCGGCTCAATCCTGCGGTCAATGCGATTGTGTCGCTGCAGCCCGAAGACGAACTGCTGGCGCAAGCGCGAAACGCTGATATCGAGCTGTCGCGCGGCGATCGACGCGGCTGGATGCATGGGTTCCCGATCGCGATCAAGGACCTATCCGCTACGGCCGGTATCCGCACGACGTATGGATCGCCCCTGCAAGCAACTAACCTGCCGGCCGAAGATAGCCTCATGGTAAAGAGGATCCGCGAAGCTGGTGCGATTATCATAGGCAAGACCAACACGCCTGAGTTCGGTCTGGGATCTCACACCTATAATCCCATTTTCGGCGTTACTCGCAACGCCTACGATTCCAATCTCAGTGCTGGAGGCTCTTCTGGTGGCGCGGCCGTCGCCCTTGCCCTCGACATGGTTCCCATCGCTGATGGGAGCGACATGATGGGGAGCCTGCGCAACCCGGCTGGCTGGAATAATGTCTTTGGCTTCCGACCCTCGTTCGGACGGGTCCCGAGCGCTCCAAGTCCGGATGTCTTCCTGCATCAACTATCCACCAACGGACCGATGGCAAAGACTGCGCGTGATCTGGCGCGCTTCCTGGACGTCATTGCAGGCTACGCGCCGGAGGCTCCTCTGTCCTTGGCGACCGAACCGACGAGCTTTGCCGAAGGCTTGGATCGTGACGTCAAGGACTTGCGGATCGGTTGGATTGGGTCCTGGGGAGGTTACTACCCTACGGAGCATGGCGTACTGGAACTGACGCGGGCGGGACTTGGCGCTCTCGCCGATCAGGGCGCAACGGTCGAGGACCTGACGCCCGAGTTCGAAGCAAACCGTCTGTGGGACGCTTGGCTTGTCCTCCGCCAATGGGCCGTTTCACAACGGCTGCAGCCACTGCTTGTCAGTGACGGATCAATCGAGCTTTTGAAACCCGAAGCACGCTGGGAACTCGAGCAGGGCCTGCGACTGACCGCCGGTGACGTACATTGGGCAAGCGTGACCAGAAGCGATTGGGTGCGGTACCTCCAAAAGCTGTTCTCGCAGTTCGACGTCCTCGCCCTCCCGACAGCACAAATCTTCGCGTTTCCTGCTGAGCTCACCTGGCCCAGTTCAATCAACGACCGTCCGATGGACACATATCATCGATGGATGGAAATAGTCGTTCCGGGCAGCCTGTCCGGCCATCCCGTTGCCGCGGTTCCGGCAGGCTTCGATGGGAGCGGTCGAGCAATGGGTATCCAACTGCTTGGGCGAGCGCGCGCCGACCGTGAGCTCCTGCAGATCGTCTCGTGCTTCGAACGAAATGCACCATGGGTCCGTCAAGCCCCGGCGCTTTTGGCCCACGCGTCATTGTGA
- a CDS encoding Lrp/AsnC family transcriptional regulator: protein MSQELDRIDAALLNAVQRNNRLTSDELAELVNLSPTACHRRLKRLRAEGVIEADVSIVSPKAVGRQVTVIVLVSLERERADIIDRFKTAIRNTREVMIGYYVTGDADFILVVTAKDMEGYEEFTRRFFYENHDIKGFKTMVVMDRVKASFVLPIDV, encoded by the coding sequence ATGAGCCAGGAACTCGATCGAATAGACGCCGCTCTTCTCAACGCTGTCCAGCGAAATAACCGGCTCACATCCGATGAGCTTGCGGAGCTGGTCAACCTGTCACCCACGGCTTGCCACCGAAGGCTGAAGCGGCTGAGGGCGGAAGGTGTCATCGAAGCGGATGTCTCGATCGTCTCCCCAAAGGCTGTGGGCCGCCAAGTCACGGTGATCGTTCTGGTCTCACTGGAGCGCGAACGCGCCGATATCATTGACCGCTTCAAGACAGCGATCCGCAACACACGAGAGGTAATGATCGGCTACTACGTGACTGGTGACGCGGATTTCATTCTTGTTGTCACTGCGAAGGACATGGAAGGCTACGAAGAATTCACCCGACGTTTTTTCTACGAAAACCACGACATCAAGGGATTCAAGACGATGGTCGTGATGGATCGCGTCAAAGCGAGCTTTGTCCTTCCGATCGACGTCTAG
- a CDS encoding aspartate aminotransferase family protein: MTINIKDIAAKDRNTVLHPFTQLKDFATGKLGEPTIVETGKGIRIQDAHGNQLIDGFAGLYCVNVGYGRTEVAEAISRQAYRLAYYHSYAAHTTDELAILSDRLVKMAPGKMSKVFYGMSGSDANETQAKLVWYYNNLRGKPTKKKIISRERGYHGCSVVSGSMTGMSFYHDHMDLPLPQIDHTGVPHHYWGANPGETEREFSARRAAELDEMIETLGPDNVGAFIAEPVLGTGGITPPPEGYWEAIQTVLKKHDVLLIADEVITGFGRTGSMFGSQHYGIEPDLITVAKGLTSAYFPLSASIVGEKVYKVMEEGADKVGAFSHGYTYSGHPIGAAAANAVLDIVEKENLPGNAREVGAYFQAQLKEKFAQLPIVGEVRGVGLMGAIEFVGDRENKTRFDPSLKVGARVSKAARDRGLIARAMPHGDILGFAPPLVITKEEVDEIVSIGEKAVRSVMDDLVRDGQNI, from the coding sequence GTGACCATCAACATCAAAGACATCGCCGCGAAGGATCGCAACACGGTCCTGCATCCTTTCACGCAGCTTAAGGACTTTGCGACCGGCAAGCTCGGCGAGCCGACAATCGTAGAGACCGGGAAGGGCATCCGCATCCAGGATGCGCATGGCAACCAACTGATCGACGGCTTTGCTGGTCTCTACTGCGTCAATGTCGGCTATGGTCGCACCGAGGTTGCCGAAGCAATCTCGCGTCAGGCCTATCGCTTGGCCTACTATCATTCCTACGCGGCGCACACGACCGATGAGCTTGCGATCCTGTCGGATCGTCTGGTGAAGATGGCTCCAGGCAAGATGAGCAAGGTGTTCTACGGCATGTCCGGTTCGGACGCCAACGAGACCCAGGCGAAGCTCGTCTGGTACTACAACAACCTGCGCGGCAAGCCGACCAAGAAGAAGATCATCTCGCGCGAACGCGGCTATCACGGCTGCAGCGTCGTCTCCGGCTCGATGACCGGCATGAGCTTCTACCACGACCATATGGATCTGCCGCTGCCGCAGATCGACCATACCGGTGTCCCGCACCACTACTGGGGCGCCAACCCCGGCGAAACCGAACGCGAATTTTCAGCCCGCCGTGCTGCCGAGCTCGACGAAATGATCGAAACGCTTGGCCCGGATAATGTCGGCGCCTTCATCGCCGAGCCGGTGCTCGGGACCGGTGGCATCACGCCGCCGCCGGAAGGTTACTGGGAGGCAATCCAGACTGTGCTCAAGAAGCACGACGTGCTTCTGATCGCAGACGAAGTCATCACCGGTTTCGGCCGTACCGGCTCGATGTTCGGCTCGCAGCATTATGGCATCGAACCCGATCTGATCACCGTCGCCAAGGGTCTCACCTCGGCCTATTTCCCGCTTTCGGCCTCGATCGTCGGCGAGAAGGTCTACAAGGTTATGGAAGAGGGGGCTGACAAGGTCGGCGCCTTCTCGCACGGCTACACCTATTCCGGCCATCCGATCGGCGCGGCAGCCGCCAATGCGGTGCTCGACATCGTCGAAAAGGAAAACCTGCCGGGCAATGCCCGCGAGGTCGGCGCCTATTTCCAGGCGCAGCTGAAGGAAAAGTTCGCGCAGCTGCCGATCGTCGGCGAAGTGCGCGGCGTCGGCTTGATGGGCGCCATCGAGTTTGTCGGCGATCGGGAAAACAAGACGCGGTTCGATCCGTCCCTGAAGGTCGGCGCCCGTGTCTCCAAGGCTGCCCGCGACCGCGGCCTGATCGCCCGCGCCATGCCGCATGGAGACATCCTCGGCTTCGCACCGCCGTTGGTCATAACCAAGGAAGAAGTCGACGAGATCGTCTCTATCGGTGAGAAGGCAGTCCGCTCGGTAATGGACGACCTGGTGCGCGACGGCCAGAATATCTGA
- a CDS encoding aldehyde dehydrogenase family protein, translated as MTAAKLHVTTTLASITVQSPFDGSVVGTVEATDASEVDTLLARARRGAELSRGLARHQRASILEGTAQIVEGSRDRFAETIVREAGKTIVQARKEVLRCVNTLKLSAEEAKRNAGEIVPFDAYAGSEQRQGWFSREPLGIITAITPYNDPLNLVAHKLGPAIAGGNAVLLKPSELTPLSAINLVGALREAGLPDEVITVAVGGTDLGRALVAAREVRMVSFTGGFATGEAISRTAGLKKLAMELGGNAPVIVMGDCDFDKAVEACVSGAFWAAGQNCIGAQRVLVQAEIYDRFRDAFITTTEKLKAGDPLLEDTDVGPMISKQAAERTEAAVNDAIAAGAKLLCGRKREGSLFHPTVLEGTPTTCRLWHQEVFAPVVMLAPFETLDEAIELANEPEYSLHAGIFTSNLSVALGAASRIEAGGVMVNDSSDYRFDAMPFGGSKYGSMGREGVRFAYEEMTQPKVVCINRG; from the coding sequence ATGACCGCTGCCAAACTTCATGTGACGACAACCCTGGCGTCTATTACCGTCCAAAGCCCTTTCGACGGGTCCGTTGTGGGAACGGTCGAGGCCACGGACGCAAGTGAAGTCGACACTCTTCTTGCACGCGCCCGTCGCGGCGCCGAGCTGTCGCGCGGGCTCGCAAGGCATCAGCGCGCCAGCATTCTCGAAGGGACTGCGCAGATCGTAGAAGGCAGCCGCGATCGGTTTGCCGAAACCATCGTCCGCGAAGCCGGAAAAACGATTGTCCAGGCACGCAAGGAGGTTCTCCGCTGCGTTAACACTCTGAAGCTGTCGGCAGAAGAGGCCAAGCGCAACGCCGGCGAAATCGTACCCTTCGACGCCTATGCCGGATCGGAGCAGCGGCAGGGTTGGTTCAGCCGTGAGCCGCTTGGTATCATAACCGCCATCACACCCTACAACGACCCGCTGAACCTCGTCGCTCACAAGCTCGGTCCGGCAATCGCCGGCGGTAATGCCGTCCTGCTGAAGCCGTCGGAGCTGACGCCGCTTTCGGCGATCAACCTTGTTGGCGCGCTTCGCGAGGCGGGCTTGCCCGACGAGGTCATTACAGTGGCGGTAGGTGGAACCGATCTGGGCAGGGCCTTGGTCGCTGCGCGCGAGGTACGCATGGTGTCGTTCACCGGCGGCTTTGCCACTGGCGAAGCTATCAGCCGCACGGCGGGCTTGAAGAAGCTGGCGATGGAACTTGGCGGCAATGCGCCCGTGATCGTCATGGGCGATTGCGACTTCGACAAGGCCGTCGAGGCTTGCGTTTCCGGGGCCTTCTGGGCTGCAGGGCAGAACTGCATCGGTGCCCAGCGTGTACTCGTGCAGGCCGAAATCTATGATCGCTTCCGTGATGCGTTCATCACAACGACGGAGAAGCTGAAGGCGGGAGATCCGTTGCTCGAGGATACTGACGTGGGCCCGATGATCTCGAAACAAGCAGCCGAACGCACAGAAGCCGCAGTCAATGACGCGATCGCGGCCGGGGCAAAGCTGCTCTGCGGTCGCAAGCGCGAAGGGTCGCTTTTTCACCCGACGGTGCTCGAAGGCACGCCGACGACCTGCCGCCTATGGCACCAGGAAGTGTTTGCCCCTGTAGTCATGCTTGCTCCGTTTGAGACGCTCGATGAAGCGATCGAACTGGCGAATGAACCCGAATACAGCCTGCACGCCGGTATCTTCACCAGCAACCTGTCTGTCGCGCTGGGAGCCGCAAGCAGAATCGAGGCTGGCGGGGTGATGGTCAACGATTCCTCGGACTATCGCTTTGACGCCATGCCCTTCGGCGGCTCAAAATATGGCAGCATGGGCCGGGAGGGCGTTCGCTTTGCCTACGAGGAAATGACCCAGCCGAAGGTCGTTTGCATCAATCGCGGGTGA
- a CDS encoding aspartate ammonia-lyase, with protein MSSDSRIEYDPLGAVSVPLDRYFGAQTARAIENFPISGIAIRSLPFVIQALAHFKMAAAQANFDEGLLSEAKRDAILQACHEVLAGKYDEEFLVDVFQGGAGTSTNMNMNEVLANRASEILGSARGQGRLVHPNDDVNRSQSTNDAYATAVRLSMIPASRALRDALAVLASALNDKAEEFGGIRKLGRTQLQDAVPMTLGQEFAAFATTLLEDCGRLIETERLFLEVNLGGTAIGTGVAASSSYRTRALGHLAKNTGLPVVGCKDLLEASWDMGAFMLHMGLLKRTAAKLSKIANDFRLLSSGPRGGIGEIILPALQPGSSLMPGKINPVAAEALNQVCFYVYGMDTTVGIAAEAGQLQLNAMEPVIVFSIHNAMSLLRNAVLSFARTCVEGVQADAARCEAHLASSTAFATELVATIGYEAAAELVKEKLAG; from the coding sequence ATGTCTAGCGACAGTCGTATTGAATATGATCCCTTGGGTGCCGTAAGCGTGCCATTGGACCGATATTTCGGGGCACAGACAGCGAGAGCGATCGAGAATTTTCCGATCTCAGGGATTGCGATCAGAAGCTTGCCGTTCGTCATTCAAGCATTGGCCCACTTCAAGATGGCTGCCGCGCAGGCCAATTTCGACGAAGGTTTGCTATCAGAAGCAAAGCGCGACGCGATACTCCAGGCCTGCCACGAGGTGCTTGCCGGCAAATACGACGAGGAGTTCCTCGTCGATGTGTTTCAGGGCGGAGCCGGCACCTCCACAAACATGAACATGAATGAAGTGCTCGCCAATCGCGCGAGCGAGATTCTGGGCAGCGCACGAGGGCAGGGACGGCTCGTTCACCCCAATGACGACGTCAATAGGTCTCAGTCAACGAATGATGCCTATGCCACGGCCGTTCGCCTGTCGATGATCCCGGCGAGCCGCGCGCTACGGGATGCGCTTGCCGTTCTTGCATCGGCTCTGAATGACAAGGCGGAAGAATTTGGCGGTATTCGAAAGCTGGGTCGGACACAGTTGCAGGACGCCGTCCCGATGACGCTTGGTCAGGAATTTGCGGCATTCGCAACAACGCTTCTGGAAGACTGCGGCCGCCTGATCGAAACCGAGCGCCTGTTTCTGGAAGTCAATCTTGGCGGGACGGCCATCGGAACCGGGGTCGCGGCCTCCTCCTCCTATCGCACCCGCGCGCTCGGGCATCTTGCCAAAAACACCGGCCTTCCTGTCGTCGGTTGCAAGGATCTGCTGGAGGCGAGCTGGGATATGGGAGCCTTCATGCTCCATATGGGCCTTCTGAAGCGTACCGCAGCCAAGCTGTCCAAGATCGCGAACGACTTCCGGCTCCTGTCGAGCGGTCCGCGCGGCGGGATCGGCGAAATCATCCTGCCGGCCCTGCAGCCCGGTTCATCCTTGATGCCGGGTAAGATCAATCCCGTTGCCGCCGAAGCGCTGAACCAAGTCTGCTTCTACGTCTATGGCATGGACACGACCGTCGGTATCGCCGCCGAGGCCGGACAGCTGCAGCTCAATGCCATGGAGCCCGTCATCGTATTCAGTATCCACAACGCCATGAGCCTTCTCCGCAACGCGGTGCTGAGCTTCGCCCGGACGTGTGTTGAAGGTGTCCAAGCCGACGCGGCAAGATGCGAAGCGCACCTCGCGAGCAGTACGGCCTTTGCAACGGAACTCGTCGCAACGATCGGCTACGAAGCCGCGGCCGAGCTCGTTAAGGAGAAGCTGGCCGGCTAA
- a CDS encoding Lrp/AsnC family transcriptional regulator, with protein MDDLDRKLIAQLRLDGRMPVAILAAKLDVSRGTIQKRLDKLISSNAIRGFTVRTREEIDANVLRAMMNIKTSGKKPAAIIKALNGLPEVVALYTTNGVWDYVAELRAETLADFDRVLREVRSIDGVATTETSILLGSV; from the coding sequence ATGGATGATTTGGATAGGAAGCTTATCGCCCAGCTTCGGCTGGATGGGCGGATGCCAGTAGCGATCCTGGCGGCCAAGCTCGACGTGTCGAGAGGCACCATTCAAAAGAGGTTGGACAAGCTCATTAGCTCGAATGCCATCCGGGGGTTTACGGTCCGCACACGCGAGGAAATTGACGCGAATGTTTTGCGTGCGATGATGAACATCAAGACTTCGGGCAAAAAGCCTGCAGCCATCATAAAGGCGCTGAATGGATTGCCGGAGGTCGTCGCTCTCTACACAACAAATGGTGTATGGGATTATGTAGCAGAACTCCGCGCTGAAACGCTGGCGGATTTTGACCGGGTATTACGCGAAGTCCGAAGCATCGATGGAGTGGCGACTACCGAAACGAGCATATTGCTTGGTTCCGTTTGA
- a CDS encoding ArgE/DapE family deacylase, whose protein sequence is MLANAVSLTGMDGSSPAQALGSARVHNILQAVEEGFERQVAFLTEIVQSPSLRGNEASVQKIVADALFERGYKVDRFAIDERLIGVDPAFSPMNTQLRDTGIVIGTREAERGGGRSLALNAHVDVVPTGPEQRWKYPPYSAKREGDWLYGRGAGDMKAGLCAHLFALDALEAAGLKLKGQVQIQSVIEEEVTGNGAAMVLAAGYKADAVLISEPTDEKLVAANTGVMKFAITVQGVPAHPFEVARGRSAIDVAYRTIKQLRVLESRWRSQHSGAGELFDAVDNPIALTIGTISGGEWLASVPSECRFEGRIGFYPHEDVSVRAKEFEEFVEDAFQTDTFLAGCPRPQIEWVGVKQGGFVLEPGSQAESCLAMAHRTADGEGRSLERFVMPCYLDASVFARHGGMTSLVYGPVAEAIHAVDERVSLASLKHVTKTIALFAAAWCGVEDA, encoded by the coding sequence ATGCTGGCAAACGCGGTTTCGCTTACCGGTATGGACGGCTCCTCTCCCGCGCAGGCGTTGGGCTCAGCTCGAGTGCATAATATACTGCAGGCCGTGGAAGAGGGTTTCGAACGCCAAGTGGCCTTCCTTACGGAAATTGTCCAATCGCCCTCTCTTCGGGGAAACGAGGCGAGCGTGCAGAAGATCGTTGCAGATGCATTGTTCGAACGTGGCTACAAGGTCGACCGGTTCGCTATTGATGAAAGGCTGATTGGTGTGGATCCGGCGTTCTCGCCGATGAATACCCAGCTTAGGGATACGGGTATTGTTATTGGCACGCGCGAGGCGGAGCGGGGAGGCGGCAGGTCGCTGGCCCTGAACGCCCATGTCGACGTCGTGCCAACCGGTCCCGAGCAGCGCTGGAAGTATCCGCCATATTCCGCTAAGCGTGAAGGCGACTGGCTCTATGGTCGCGGTGCAGGTGATATGAAGGCTGGGCTCTGTGCCCATCTGTTTGCGTTGGACGCACTGGAGGCAGCCGGACTCAAGCTTAAAGGCCAGGTGCAAATCCAGTCCGTGATAGAAGAGGAAGTGACCGGCAACGGTGCCGCAATGGTGCTGGCCGCAGGCTACAAGGCCGATGCAGTTCTGATCTCTGAACCCACGGATGAAAAGCTGGTTGCGGCCAATACCGGCGTGATGAAATTCGCGATCACGGTACAGGGCGTGCCAGCGCATCCCTTCGAGGTTGCGCGGGGTAGAAGCGCGATCGATGTAGCTTATCGGACGATAAAACAGCTTCGTGTTCTGGAAAGCCGATGGAGAAGCCAGCATTCGGGAGCAGGCGAACTGTTCGATGCCGTCGACAATCCGATCGCATTGACCATCGGCACGATCTCGGGGGGCGAATGGCTTGCATCAGTGCCCAGCGAGTGCCGCTTCGAAGGCCGAATCGGTTTTTATCCTCATGAAGATGTCTCGGTGCGCGCGAAGGAGTTCGAGGAATTCGTCGAGGACGCATTTCAAACGGATACATTTCTCGCTGGATGTCCGCGTCCCCAGATCGAATGGGTAGGTGTCAAGCAAGGTGGATTCGTACTGGAGCCGGGTTCGCAGGCCGAAAGCTGCCTTGCGATGGCCCACCGCACGGCTGATGGCGAAGGCCGGTCTCTCGAAAGGTTCGTGATGCCCTGCTATCTCGATGCTTCCGTTTTTGCCCGACATGGCGGCATGACCAGTCTTGTCTACGGACCCGTTGCCGAGGCCATCCATGCCGTGGATGAGCGCGTCAGCCTGGCATCCCTCAAGCACGTAACCAAGACGATCGCCTTGTTTGCAGCGGCCTGGTGCGGCGTTGAGGACGCGTGA
- the glnH gene encoding glutamine ABC transporter substrate-binding protein GlnH: protein MKGFITALCTGAFVSLMSLAVPAFAEDVTVATVADFVPFEFKDGDKYTGFDIELWDAIAKDIGITYKLQPMDFNGILPALQTKQVDVGIAGITITKERGKVIDFSDGYYTSDLTFMVPADSKVSSPAGLEGKVLAVKTGTTSEAYAKKNLPKTELRQFPNGDNMFLEVVAGRADAALHDKPNILYFIKTNGQGKVKAIGDAKQSEEYGITFPKGSELRDKVNVSLAKLKANGTYDAISKKWFN, encoded by the coding sequence ATGAAGGGCTTCATTACTGCGCTATGCACCGGCGCGTTCGTTTCGTTGATGTCGTTGGCGGTGCCGGCGTTTGCCGAGGATGTAACCGTCGCCACCGTCGCCGACTTCGTACCGTTCGAATTCAAGGACGGCGACAAATATACTGGCTTCGATATCGAGCTTTGGGATGCCATCGCAAAGGATATCGGGATTACATACAAGCTGCAGCCGATGGACTTCAACGGGATCCTGCCTGCGCTTCAGACAAAGCAGGTCGATGTCGGGATTGCTGGCATCACCATCACCAAGGAACGGGGAAAGGTCATTGACTTTTCCGACGGTTATTACACCAGCGATCTGACGTTCATGGTGCCGGCCGATAGCAAGGTCAGCAGCCCGGCCGGCCTGGAAGGAAAGGTTCTTGCCGTCAAGACGGGAACGACCAGCGAGGCCTATGCCAAGAAAAACCTTCCGAAGACGGAGCTTCGGCAGTTCCCGAATGGTGACAACATGTTCCTGGAAGTCGTGGCCGGCAGGGCCGACGCCGCACTCCATGACAAGCCGAACATTCTCTACTTCATCAAGACCAATGGCCAGGGCAAGGTCAAAGCCATCGGTGATGCGAAGCAGTCCGAGGAATATGGGATCACCTTCCCCAAGGGTAGTGAACTTCGCGACAAGGTGAATGTTTCGCTCGCCAAGCTGAAGGCCAACGGAACCTACGACGCCATCTCCAAGAAGTGGTTCAACTGA
- the glnP gene encoding glutamine ABC transporter permease GlnP translates to MELDWSVVATALPELLAGARITIVIALIGLFGGSAVGALAGLCRVYGGIILNAIAFVYVEVIRGTPMLVQVMFIYFALPLLVDIRIDPFLAAVIAVVINSGAYIAEIFRSALLSINKGLTEAGLALGMPGWKVLTNVVGPLALRRVLAPLGNQFIVSIKDTSLFIVIGVAELTRAGQEIMATNFRAVEIWSAVAVLYLIMTGVLSFLLRVTEKRMRVL, encoded by the coding sequence ATGGAACTTGATTGGTCTGTCGTGGCGACAGCGTTGCCAGAACTTCTGGCGGGCGCACGGATTACCATCGTCATCGCACTCATCGGCCTTTTCGGCGGATCAGCTGTCGGTGCCTTGGCGGGCCTCTGCCGCGTCTATGGCGGTATCATATTGAACGCGATCGCATTCGTATATGTCGAGGTGATCCGTGGCACGCCCATGTTGGTGCAGGTGATGTTCATCTATTTTGCCTTGCCGCTGCTGGTCGACATCCGGATTGATCCTTTCCTTGCTGCGGTCATCGCCGTCGTCATCAATTCGGGCGCTTACATTGCCGAGATTTTCAGGAGCGCCCTGCTTTCGATCAACAAGGGACTGACGGAGGCCGGGTTAGCGCTGGGCATGCCGGGTTGGAAGGTTCTCACGAATGTTGTCGGCCCGTTGGCATTACGGCGTGTCCTAGCACCGCTCGGGAACCAGTTCATCGTCAGCATCAAAGACACGTCACTCTTTATCGTGATCGGTGTGGCCGAGCTTACGAGGGCGGGCCAAGAAATCATGGCGACCAATTTCAGAGCGGTCGAAATCTGGAGCGCCGTGGCGGTCCTCTACCTCATCATGACCGGTGTGCTGTCATTTCTGTTGCGGGTCACGGAAAAAAGGATGCGCGTGCTATGA
- the glnQ gene encoding glutamine ABC transporter ATP-binding protein GlnQ yields the protein MSIVQFKNVTKEFGSIKVLTNVDLEIHKGEVVVLIGPSGSGKSTLLRCINSLERINGGDLIVDGISVHDGKNKVRLIRQEAGMVFQQFNLFPQLTALQNVACGPRWVRRLQRREAEELARDLLKKVGLLERADHFPAELSGGQQQRVAIARALAVKPKIMLFDEPTSALDPELRHEVLRAMQSLAEEGMTMVVVTHEIGFARKVGTRLIFMEGGKISVDGDPKVLLDNPENPRLKDFLQHVH from the coding sequence ATGAGTATCGTCCAGTTTAAGAATGTGACCAAGGAGTTCGGCAGCATAAAGGTGCTGACCAATGTGGATCTCGAAATCCACAAGGGTGAAGTTGTGGTTCTCATTGGCCCCTCGGGATCAGGAAAATCAACCCTCCTGAGGTGCATAAACTCCTTGGAGAGAATCAATGGCGGCGACCTCATTGTTGATGGGATCAGCGTCCATGACGGCAAGAACAAGGTACGGTTGATCAGGCAGGAAGCCGGAATGGTGTTCCAGCAATTCAATCTTTTTCCACAGTTGACGGCGCTGCAGAACGTTGCCTGCGGTCCCCGGTGGGTAAGACGTTTACAGAGGCGCGAAGCTGAGGAACTTGCCCGCGACCTGTTGAAAAAGGTTGGTCTTCTTGAGAGGGCTGATCATTTTCCAGCAGAACTGTCGGGCGGGCAACAGCAGCGCGTAGCCATTGCTCGCGCACTGGCCGTCAAGCCAAAGATCATGCTGTTTGATGAACCGACCTCAGCTCTTGATCCGGAACTTCGGCACGAAGTCCTTCGCGCGATGCAGTCACTGGCGGAGGAAGGCATGACGATGGTTGTCGTAACCCATGAAATCGGATTCGCACGAAAAGTTGGCACCCGACTGATTTTTATGGAGGGTGGCAAAATCTCCGTTGATGGCGACCCCAAGGTGCTGCTGGATAATCCGGAGAACCCGCGGCTCAAGGACTTCCTACAACATGTCCATTAA